Proteins from a single region of Primulina tabacum isolate GXHZ01 chromosome 5, ASM2559414v2, whole genome shotgun sequence:
- the LOC142546460 gene encoding uncharacterized protein LOC142546460 isoform X3: MKAFNSLITLVSLIVKKKKNKMDSRPEENNSFQFNKLRHMHVDVNTASIVVDASKYIKMLKERVEKLNKEVAVLQSSNDQKKSLPSVKVETLEKGFRIKVFSEKTCPGLLVAVLEAFEELGLEVLDATVSCAHNFSLEAISEY; the protein is encoded by the exons ATGAAAGCCTTCAATTCCCTTATCACTTTAGTCTCTCTTattgtgaagaagaagaagaataaaATGGATTCCAGGCCGGAGGAAAACAACTCGTTTCAGTTTAACAAACTGCGACATATGCACGTTGAT GTGAATACAGCATCAATCGTGGTAGATGCATCCAAATAcataaaaatgttgaaggaaagGGTAGAAAAACTTAATAAAGAGGTCGCTGTTTTGCAAAGCTCAAACGACCAGAAGAAATCCTTACCTTCT GTTAAAGTTGAAACCCTAGAAAAAGGGTTCAGAATAAAGGTATTCTCAGAGAAGACTTGTCCAGGTTTGCTTGTGGCCGTGCTAGAAGCGTTTGAGGAGCTGGGCCTTGAAGTCCTCGACGCTACTGTTTCTTGTGCCCACAACTTTAGTCTTGAAGCCATCAGCGAG tatTAA
- the LOC142546460 gene encoding uncharacterized protein LOC142546460 isoform X2, translated as MKAFNSLITLVSLIVKKKKNKMDSRPEENNSFQFNKLRHMHVDVNTASIVVDASKYIKMLKERVEKLNKEVAVLQSSNDQKKSLPSVKVETLEKGFRIKVFSEKTCPGLLVAVLEAFEELGLEVLDATVSCAHNFSLEAISELIAG; from the exons ATGAAAGCCTTCAATTCCCTTATCACTTTAGTCTCTCTTattgtgaagaagaagaagaataaaATGGATTCCAGGCCGGAGGAAAACAACTCGTTTCAGTTTAACAAACTGCGACATATGCACGTTGAT GTGAATACAGCATCAATCGTGGTAGATGCATCCAAATAcataaaaatgttgaaggaaagGGTAGAAAAACTTAATAAAGAGGTCGCTGTTTTGCAAAGCTCAAACGACCAGAAGAAATCCTTACCTTCT GTTAAAGTTGAAACCCTAGAAAAAGGGTTCAGAATAAAGGTATTCTCAGAGAAGACTTGTCCAGGTTTGCTTGTGGCCGTGCTAGAAGCGTTTGAGGAGCTGGGCCTTGAAGTCCTCGACGCTACTGTTTCTTGTGCCCACAACTTTAGTCTTGAAGCCATCAGCGAG TTGATTGCAGGGTGA
- the LOC142546457 gene encoding DNA N(6)-methyladenine demethylase ALKBH1C-like, with product MWVPKEQQIVANSFEEMGQVLGPGMVLLKNYIPIREQGNIVNKCRELGLGPGGFYRPGYKDGPKLRLFMMCLGLDWDPQTRAYSEIRRHDNVVPPGIPSRFSSVVAEALDDSHRLIKKDMDITNVDDMLPKMSPDLCIVNFYTTNGRLGLHQDRDESYDSLRKGLPVVSVSIGDSAEFLFGNQRDVDKAENILLESGDVLIFGGESRHIFHGVTNIVPRTAPLELLEKTGLRPGRLNLTFRKY from the exons atgtgggttccaaaggAACAACAGATAGTAGCTAACTCGTTCGAAGAGATGGGTCAAGTACTGGGACCTGGAATGGTGTTATTGAAAAATTATATACCAATCAGGGAGCAG GGGAACATTGTAAATAAATGTCGAGAATTAGGCCTTGGTCCAGGAGGGTTTTACCGACCTGGGTACAAAGATGGTCCCAAATTGCGCTTGTTCATGATGTGTCTTGGTCTCGATTGGGATCCTCAAACAAGAGCATATTCAGAAATCCGGCGCCATGACAATGTTGTACCCCCTGGCATTCCATCTCGCTTCTCTTCGGTAGTTGCCGAAGCACTTGATGATTCTCATCGTCTGATAAAAAAGGACATGGACATCACAAACGTGGATGACATGCTCCCAAAAATGTCACCGGATTTGTGCATTGTCAATTTCTACACCACAAATGGTCGACTTGGTCTCCATCAG GATCGTGATGAAAGTTATGATAGTCTTAGGAAAGGGTTACCCGTCGTTTCAGTGTCTATTGGTGATTCGGCGGAGTTTTTGTTCGGTAATCAGAGGGATGTTGACAAAGCCGAAAATATCTTGCTGGAATCCGGAGATGTGCTGATATTTGGTGGTGAATCTAGGCACATTTTTCATGGTGTCACAAATATTGTTCCTAGAACAGCTCCTCTCGAGTTGCTGGAGAAGACAGGACTTCGACCGGGTCGCCTGAACCTGACTTTCAGAAAGTATTGA
- the LOC142546460 gene encoding transcription factor bHLH93-like isoform X1, with translation MKAFNSLITLVSLIVKKKKNKMDSRPEENNSFQFNKLRHMHVDVNTASIVVDASKYIKMLKERVEKLNKEVAVLQSSNDQKKSLPSVKVETLEKGFRIKVFSEKTCPGLLVAVLEAFEELGLEVLDATVSCAHNFSLEAISEGEGQFDDNIDAQVVKQAVLQAIRSWNQNSEQE, from the exons ATGAAAGCCTTCAATTCCCTTATCACTTTAGTCTCTCTTattgtgaagaagaagaagaataaaATGGATTCCAGGCCGGAGGAAAACAACTCGTTTCAGTTTAACAAACTGCGACATATGCACGTTGAT GTGAATACAGCATCAATCGTGGTAGATGCATCCAAATAcataaaaatgttgaaggaaagGGTAGAAAAACTTAATAAAGAGGTCGCTGTTTTGCAAAGCTCAAACGACCAGAAGAAATCCTTACCTTCT GTTAAAGTTGAAACCCTAGAAAAAGGGTTCAGAATAAAGGTATTCTCAGAGAAGACTTGTCCAGGTTTGCTTGTGGCCGTGCTAGAAGCGTTTGAGGAGCTGGGCCTTGAAGTCCTCGACGCTACTGTTTCTTGTGCCCACAACTTTAGTCTTGAAGCCATCAGCGAG GGTGAAGGGCAATTTGATGATAACATAGATGCCCAGGTGGTAAAACAAGCTGTGTTGCAAGCTATCAGGAGTTGGAATCAAAATAGCGAGCAAGAATaa